The Elaeis guineensis isolate ETL-2024a chromosome 5, EG11, whole genome shotgun sequence DNA segment CAGAAGTTTCAGCTACTGTTGCTGGCAATCGAAGGTTCGACGTATATATGGGTATTGATGTTTTTGGCAGAAATACATATGGTGGTGGGCAGTGGAATGTATGTTGCCTATTTCTTATGACAGTGCTTGctggattgctttaagttttcttacttacagaaaaaggaaaaaactGGTTGAAGTATAAAGAAATCTTTTAATGGAGTTGGAAAGGGAAGAACATGATGCTGCTGTTACTGCATCTGTCATTCAGTTAAGAAGCTGCTACCACACAATACTCTTCATGGGCTAGAATTGGCCCTCAAaactgggaaaaaaaaaaaagacttataTCCCTTATTCATATATTTCCCTGAATAACTGCATGCAAAGTTGTAACAAGATGTTGGAATACTcaagttgcaaaaactagctgCATATCTTTGTTGAATTTCATATGACAACATCTTCATGCCTGAATACCTTTTTCCTGTGATGAATGGTGCATTTCTAGTGTTTGACCATCTCAATCTAATCCTGTAACTAGACATGACTCGGGCAGAGAATGAAATAGGCTTTGGTCAGTGACTTTACTTGGCTGGCAAAGTACCCTGTGCTATGCTTGCTAGCAAACAGGCCCAGCTTTACCCTATAATCAAAGCCATAATCATGTACATTAGGAGGACCAAGACATGCATCACAAGCAGCAGATTTATAGCTATAAGTACTGTGCTAGATTCTACTGAAAAATTTACTTTTTTCTCCCTCCTAATCAGCAATTTTTTTAACTATAGTTTACTGTATTAACTTCTACtctgctttttctaatcataccaGACAAATATTGCGCTTGACTTACTGAAGAATGATGACGTTTCAGCTGCCATATTTGCTCCTGGATGGGTATATGAAACTGACCAACAACCTGACTTTCAAACTGCACAAAATCGGTAACacattattatttgattttgtaAAGTTGTAAATATTGTTTGTCCAGGTACCTGGTGACCATACCACTTGTACAAGAGATAGTCCTGTAGAGATTATAAGCTTGTTTTTTAACTTTTTGTGTCTGATTCTGTTTCGTGCTCCCAGCTGCTTATAAGAAATCCCAAGTAGTTTCACCTAGGATCATACTTGACATCAAAAGGATAAGCTCCCTAGTTCTTGGAGTTACATGTGAAGATCATCTTTTCTTTCATGTTATGGGATGCCTACACTCTAGGATTGTCCTCAACCAGTTACATGCAGCTTGAATCAATTCCACAGAGGCTCAAAAAAGTTGATATATGGGATAACAATATTGGGGCTTGATGGTTAGTTGCTAAGTCACACGGGATGGTGAAATGCACCCGTCCCAGGTGAAACAAAATGAATTCCACTTGTCTACATGCTAAAACATATTAGTTTTGTAGAACCATTGCTTGGAGGAGTGACTCTCTGACCCTCATGTGGGAAAGAAACAACCGGATCAAATAATAATAACACATTATCAAGCTCCTCAGATCTTTGAGAAAATTGTACCAGAGGGATCATATGAGAGTTGCTGTGGAAGCGGGAAATTTGCAGTTTTGTGGATTGTTTGATAGTTCATTGGTGGACCTGAAATGCTTTAGACCTGTCAGATAAATCTAGTTTATGCTTTAGACAACTTGACAGTTCAGTAGCAAGGTTCCCTCCAAGAAATATTGAGACAGTGTAGCTGTTAGAGGAACTTTTAGATAATCATCAATTCCATCATCAGGCTTACAGTCAACCTAGTATGCTTGGGTGATGATGGATGCCTTAGTTTAGTTTGACATGGTAGATAATGACATTTACAAGACACCATGGACAGTCTGAAACATTTCATTGTTTCAACCAAGTATCTGTTTAATAAAGAAGCATAAATTTTTTGCTATAATTTATGTAATTAACTGAAGATAACAAATAGCAAACAAGCCATATCTAAGGCTTAAATCATGGAATTAATCTTATTACATTTATTGTAGAtaacacaaattgatttattataaactAATAGGAAGTTTGATTAGATGAGTTATTGGAAGAATTACATTTGTTTTCTTAACAGTGTTTGCTGATACACAGTAGAGTCATACAAGCTATCTGGTTTCTTAATTATCATTACTAAAATTTGGATATTatttaatctaaataggttacaAACTACTGCTTTATCCTTTTTCATATCTATGTTTAGAATATCTTTCTTCACTCCTTCagtatgccttcatcttttaaggTCCTTGAACCGAATTTGCAGTTGGTGGGGCCTTGTTGATCAATCATGGGGTAGACTTCAAAGCTACCCAAAACTCCTACCCTTTTACTCAAATTTTGATCAGGTGGGTACTTTTCTATTCATCTTATAATCTGATATATCTTggtgccataatttttttttatctgaataaCGTATGCACTTATATGATCTAGgttgcaattttttttaaaaaaattttgaatctgtTATTTGTTGATATGAGCCATTATCCACTGACTAGAGAGTCCTTTTTTCTCTTGAAATGTCATACAGAAATTTAGGATATTGGATTTTTTAAACAATTTTAGGattgtttgttttttttcttttatatttttcattaaaaaaggGTCTAGGCTTTATTCAGGGAGGCACATAAGATTAGCTGATTTTTGTAATCTGTGAGAACGTGTTTCCAAAGTTCACAAGAAAATAAGTGGCTGAGCCAGTTAATCTGTCTAGACAGCATATGTAAGAGAGGTGGTATCTTGCAATTTTTTAAGAGGAACAAGATAAAAGTGGAAAGCTATGACACATCAAGgagaaataaataaaagaagaaaaaatacataaaattaCTGACACTTTTTTGATGCCTTTCAGCTTCTGGCGTTATGTGGGGCCACAATCAATGGTCATGCATCAACTGTATTTTCTACTGTTATTAAGCCAAACCACATTAATTCCCATCAAACATGTTTTTGTAGGTTTTATTGGTTGATCACGAGCCTTTTTATCAAGGTTTCAGGTTTTGGCTGGAGAAACTGATTGGTTTCAGCTGGAATTGGGCCAGAACTGGGTAACTGGGAATTGTTTTATTTCAATCAGTTTGGTTGAATCAACTGCTTTCAGTGGTTTTGACCAAATCTGATCATATATGCTAATATTTTATTACTTAGTGTTAAGTTGGGACCATTTCTTCATTTATTTATGTATATTTGGATAAAATAGTTCCAattttaggtttttttttttaaatttttggtgaTAAAAGGGGCACTGACTTGTGAATGATAATTCAAACCACTGATATCATTTTCTTAAATTAAGCACTTTTTTTGCAATTTCTCTGAACATTGGAATCATTGGAAGTTAATCTTAATCTCAAGTAATTGAGGATTAACCACAGGTTTTCAAAATTGATGGTACATCTTATAGGCACGTAGATGAGACATGTCTAACTGCAGTCTTTTTTTGCACTTCATATATTATAAGTAATGTGTGGATCTCTGGTACTTGATATGATCATAATTGAAATATTAGGTCCTTTTTTGCACTTTTTTATGTGAATATTTTGCTTCTCTAAATATTTATGTTTTTAAGTGTTAGACACTTTAAATTGGTATAGTTGTTTTTAAAGTTGTTTTTATAATTTTAACAATTTCCATTTCTCACAGAAAAAACACCCAAATTATACATCAAGAAATTCCAAAAATACAGCATGTCTTATCACTACAACATGTATGTTTTCTTTTGCTGTTTTCTCCCTATCTCTCTAATTCCTTTTTTCCCTGATTTTCTGGTTGGTACTGCAAAACTTAAGTGGAAAGTACCAAAATATCTGAAATTAAAACTTGGTGAGCTGGACTAAAACCGAATTTTTAAACCTTGCTTTATCAGCATGAGATTAATGTCATTCTTTGTTGCCAAGCCCACAGGTTTGGCATCTCTTTTATTGTCCCTTCTTTGTCTTCAACTTAATTGTATGTTCCATACATTTTCCAATGTTTTATTTTTCTGgcattttgttttattttgtttattTCAATAATGTTTTTTCTTTTGCTGTCAGAGATGTATGCTGCCAATTACTAGGTAGTAACAGCAATACTGTATTAGAATATTTATTTCTCCTTTGTTGTCCTCCTGAATCTCTTTTGTTtaatttgattgtttgatttttcTTATAAAACATAATCTTATTAAATGCAGCTTAAATCTGCTTTATGTTATTATTCTGTTTCCAGATTTCTTGATCTTGAATTTTCCATATCTCCAGGGTCATGGTTATCATTATTCTATTGAAGGCCTACAGGTAGCCGATGATCCTTGGAATAACATTTCTTGCCAAGGTTTTCAGGTATCCAACAAATGATGACTTACTATCATATTTTGCACTGTATTATCTTGTTGAGTGTCATTGTAAACATGATTAGGCAATTTGAGGAATACTTTGAGCATATTTAGTATTTGTATTTTTTGACGAAAATGAAATATTTATATTTCGACATTCAACAACTTTTTTGGGGGCGAtttatgatttatcttaaaatactatttttatatatgattTCTTTACTCGAATGTTTCTTTTCTGCTAATCAGCTTATTCAGGTTGAGTTCTTTTGGGGGATGGGATATAATGTCTCTAATTTAGAACTAATTTATTAAGGATTGTGCATATTGTTTCTCTTTCTTAATTAGTGAGTCGTGCAATGTTTATAGCGAAACAGGAGGTACCTGATCTCCATTTGTTCTTTATTCTAAAGAAGTTGAGATCTTGCAACTTAGTGGATTAGTTGCGTGATTAACTCATTATATTTTTTGTGGCAGCCCCTCATTCATAATTTTACGAATCCTTCTCAAACTAATGTGCAAGCCTTCATCAAGTAAGTTCTACTTCATTATCTACTGGTGCAGATTTTACACCTCAAACTTGAAGTGCTGTGTATCAAATTCCTCATAGATTCTAAAATTGGCAAACTTTTATGTGCTTTCAAACTACAGCAAGAGGAACTCTTACAAGAATTCAATTCATGCTTCAAACTCTTGATCTTCATATTCTATCTTTAGATTTTTCTACACTTCAGCTTTTAATATAGCCGCATATTGCGTACTTCTATtatcttttttcctcttttgtCCTTTTTTATATCTTCAGATTTTGCATCCTGTTTTTCAGGCAGGCATGTGTAGAAGTGATCACCTCAAACATTATTGCCCATATTTGGTTTGTTTTACATATTTATGTGATAGTTATATTAAGTAAGAGTGTATTACACCATATGTGCACATAGACATGCACGCATACAGTATTTGTCAGTATATATGTGTTTGTATATTACCCATATCATATAtgaataatacttataatatttgtTTTACAGTATTTGTCAGGTTACTGCTTCAGATTTAACCCCCTTCTAATTTAGTTGTACTTGCACTTGGTAGTTTTAAGGATGCATCTTACAGTGGTGGAGGAAACATCACAGCAAAAGGAAGTCTCGAGGACGATACTTCTTTCTCAATAATGCTCTTTTTTGGAGAACTTCCTTTGGAAGACCTACCTGTGCACATTTTATATTCTGTAAGCAGCCTCCCATTTTATTAGAACATACTTGTTAGTACTTCTACACCAACCACTAGAGTTCAATTTAAACTTTTCGATTGTGTGCCTTTTTTTTAATGCTTACTTAAAGAAAGTGCTATGGATTGGGACTGCTTTTTATTAACATGTTCTTGTCATACCTTCTTCTTGTAGATTTCCTCATGCATGCATGTACAAATGCACATTTTCTATGCCCTGATTTGCCAAGTTTAACCATTGTCAGTCGAGAATTTAggcaaaagcaaaagaaaaaaagaggaaatagAAAGGTCCAGTTTTCAAGCCCCCCCACCCCCTCTTGTTGAAAGAATCGAATATTGAAACTAATTCAATATGTTGGAAGTAAATGATTGGAGAGACATATTCTTCCTAAATAAATGCAGATGAATTTTATGTATCAATAGTTGTAATTACTGGAAACATTTATCAAATTCGATGTCCTAGGATCATCAGATGGTCTCATTGACATGTGCGTAGCATTTTGTGTAGTTTTGGTTTTTGTGCATTCATGGTGGGTTGATCGCTTTATATTGCTATTCTGCCAGTAGCTAGATTGGCACTGTATTTTTTCAAAAGAGTACTTCAAGGCTACAGTGTTAGCGGTTAACAATCAGAAGCTACATGTGAACAGAATGGTAGAAGGAAAGCAACAGTATTGTTTTCTAATATGACatgatgcaaccactctattctTGCTCCATGAGCTTCTAGATTTTTAGACTTTTTATAAGACATCAGATTTCACTCGTTAAATTTGTTGTTGACAGGTCTTGGCCCAAAGTAATTTGATAGTCATTCACaatcttcttatttatttatttatttatttatttttaaaatttctctaCGGACCTTCAAAACATAGATTGTTTCGATGAAAAATTTGCATAGAACTTCTGAACGCAATCTTTCAAACATCAACATAGCCATGCACAGGACTCTTTGAAAAAAGAAACCTTTCAAAACCTGTGTGAATGTAGAAATTCAATATCAGGTGTTAAATAATTGTGATAATTTTGGGTTCTGCCTTAATCCTAGACCATCTGAATGTCTTCTTTTGTTTTGTGAAACTCTTGTTAAGTTATTCTGATTTCATTGTCTTCAAAACACATGGGGAATGGTTTTGATACAATTATATAAAATGATTGCTGAGATATACCAAGAAAAAGCTATATGTCGATATGCCAAATACCTTTCTGTAGTTAGCATGTGTTTTTCAAACTTTGTCCTTGACCACTTTGCAGGTTGATCTAATCTCAGtaagtgttttgatatattaAGCCATtgtcaatttttcttttccttatcATATAGTCCATCTGATGTGTATATTTTTTTTCCTGCTGTACTGATGCAGGTTATATTAGTTGGGAATTCTATTCTGGGACTATCCCTTGATTTTTCTTCTGAAATTAATGGGAGAAGATCCATTCTTATCATAAATGATGTGCAAAGCCGCTCAACTGTGAACCATTGGAgaaataaatatgatgaaatcATTTATTCACAAGTTAAAAAGACCACGATGGAAGTTTTGGCTGATGCAGCATGGATCGTATGTGAAGCTAGTGTCAAGATGAGTGGTTACATATTAACTGGTATCCATGTAGTTGGTTCTAATATGAGAAGGCCTGGCATGACTGAATCAGCAACCATGCATAGCACAAAATTAGAAAATGAAACAGTAAGCACAGATGGATTTTCACCCTATTGTGCATCACTTGGTCACATCACTATTCGCACTTCTGAGCAGAGCATGGCATTCCCACCAGCTGATTCATGGATCACTgaaggtcagcacatttcatggaCCTCACTCTCTCAAGAGACTAAAGCCGTCAGCCTCAAAATTGCTTGGATACTGAAATCAGGGAATACAACATCATTTATGAATTACAATATTTATGTTGAGAAAATAGCCAAGGATGCTACTAGTGACAGGATCTACAAGGTTCCCAGTTATCTTGGGATTGCTAAAGTTGAAACGTTCTATGTGTCAGATCTTGATGTTCCTAGTGGAGTTACAAGTCTCAGGTTTATCATTCAGGGGTGTGGGCTTGATGGGGCTTGCCAAGAACTCCACGAGTCGCCAGCATTTGTGTTGGCTGTTGAAGGGCAGTAAACAATATTATTCACATGATTCCCCCAAGATAGTATTCGACTGGAAAGAGGAGGAATATGATATCATTTTTAACAGTCATAAAAGTTCATTCAATTATGTGGACGTATATTGAAGTAGCTTTTAATCATCTGGCAGCTCAACTGAATGGAAATAAGTTGTTGATTTCCTCTCTTATTGGCATGACCTGGATGAAAAGTCAACCTATGTCAGGTGAAATCTAAAGAATAACTCTATTGATTCAAATGTCTCTTTTTCTGATGACAGTTGGGTGAATAATGGCCACAAAACATAGCTTTTGTTCTTTTATATGGTAACAggagttgttggtgcaaaaatccgcttgcgtcggagaagctggagtcgaggaagtcgcggtcgccgccgggacctgcaaaggaagtctaaaccggaggtagggttgctccggcaagaccctccgacgctcaagtcagttttctgcctcaacaagaatggagtgctcgaacggagaatttagcagagtttttagacgaaagatgagagcttattgaataacgtatctggagcccccttttataggcggagggggcggtagcctgatagcgacatctgtaaccgtctggcagcgggctgcccaggatcaggcggagtttgttgcagagagtagtggggtggacctgtggcaatcatcggggtgtgccacgtggggcctgccgcgggaagtggagcggcgtccgctgtcgtgactcatttGGGGGTGGTAGAATcgtacaggatccgccgcagggagtggagcagaatcatggccgttaatacagcctgtcagggagtaatggggtcgcgtagggtccgccgcagggagtggagcagaatcatggccgttaatacagcctgtcagggagtaatggggtcgcgtagggtccgccgcagggagtggagcagtgttgtccgttatcgtggcctgcctgggagtgcagatccgtcggctgaagttcggcagcggtcggagctgatgacggagtctggctcccgtaggagtccgggcggagtcctccttacggttggagtcgtgggcggagcccggctcccgtgggagtccgggcggagtcctctcggagttgaagtcgcgggcggagcccggctcccgtaggagttcgggcggagtccttctgcagttgaagttggcgatggagcctggctcccgtaggagtccggatggagtcctcctgcaattgaagttaggtgcgaagtccggctcccgtgggagtccggacggatcttaccggcggttgatgttgaggacggagcccggctcccgtaggagttcaggtggagtctacttgcggttgaagttgtcggcggagtccggctcccgtaggagtccggacgaagtctgtctgcagccgttggtgtcgaggacgaagcccggctcccgtaggagtccgggcggagtcttcctgcaattaaagtcaaagacgaagtccggctcccgtaggagtttggtcaaggcttactggcagttgatgttgaggacggagcccggctcccataggagtccgggcggagtctacttgcgattgaagttgtcggcgtagtccggctcccgtaggagtccggacgaagtctgtctgtagccgttggagtcgaggacgaagcccggctcctgtaggagtccgggcggagtctttctgcaattaaagtcaaaggcgaagtccggctcccgtaggagtccggacaaggcttaccggcagttaatgttgaggacggagcccggctcccataggagttcgggcggagtctacttgcggttgaagttgtcggcgga contains these protein-coding regions:
- the LOC105045078 gene encoding cytosolic endo-beta-N-acetylglucosaminidase 1, whose amino-acid sequence is MLLGRVRSRRGVLTTLWGLLLPPLRFLRRLLLPPLRLLHRVVAMADKPDPGAPQEERRPWEPPFDPSKPSTPISYPITTLDALESRSYFDSFHFPFNKASVPLPSSAAGVLPARRRLLVCHDFKGGYQDDIWVQGGANPDAYAIWHWYLMDVFVYFSHYLVTLPPPCWINAAHTHGVKVLGTFITEWDEGTAICNTLLSSKTSAQMYAERLTELATALGFDGWLVNMEVNLDLQQIDNLKEFIHHLSLTMHSSVPGSLVIWYDAVTVDGKLDWQNQLNEKNKPFFDLCDGIFVNYTWNEKYPEVSATVAGNRRFDVYMGIDVFGRNTYGGGQWNTNIALDLLKNDDVSAAIFAPGWVYETDQQPDFQTAQNRWWGLVDQSWGRLQSYPKLLPFYSNFDQGHGYHYSIEGLQVADDPWNNISCQGFQPLIHNFTNPSQTNVQAFINFKDASYSGGGNITAKGSLEDDTSFSIMLFFGELPLEDLPVHILYSVILVGNSILGLSLDFSSEINGRRSILIINDVQSRSTVNHWRNKYDEIIYSQVKKTTMEVLADAAWIVCEASVKMSGYILTGIHVVGSNMRRPGMTESATMHSTKLENETVSTDGFSPYCASLGHITIRTSEQSMAFPPADSWITEGQHISWTSLSQETKAVSLKIAWILKSGNTTSFMNYNIYVEKIAKDATSDRIYKVPSYLGIAKVETFYVSDLDVPSGVTSLRFIIQGCGLDGACQELHESPAFVLAVEGQ